From a region of the Kaistia sp. 32K genome:
- a CDS encoding sugar-binding transcriptional regulator, whose product MSTAIPLPSKDEQREHLMVQVAKLYYDLERTQSEIATEVGLTRWQVARLLRDARETGVVRIAIVPRAQRLPALESRLQTAFGLREAIVVPALGDGALAQDAVAQAAGQYLASLSPRPGLIGVSWGRTMAAVAHWLPPGWNDGVRIVLMNGATNSRSARLATNTVAERFAESGNGTATLLPVPAIVGRAETRSVLEADPVIADVLALAEEAPVACFGLGGMAGSVHIESGYLTDRDVDGLAEKHAVGDLLGRFIDADGAIADPALDARTIGLAPEKLRDKTHAIGVAAGKSKHAVVLAALRARYVNVLVTDEATALHALTEIAHSEAREKTHAG is encoded by the coding sequence ATGTCGACCGCCATCCCCCTTCCGTCGAAGGACGAGCAGCGCGAGCATCTGATGGTGCAGGTCGCGAAGCTCTATTACGACCTTGAGCGGACGCAGAGCGAGATCGCGACCGAGGTCGGGCTGACGCGCTGGCAGGTCGCGCGGCTGTTGCGCGACGCGCGCGAGACCGGTGTCGTCCGCATCGCCATCGTGCCCCGGGCGCAACGCCTGCCGGCGCTCGAATCCCGACTGCAGACCGCCTTCGGCCTGCGCGAGGCCATCGTCGTGCCGGCGCTCGGCGACGGTGCGCTGGCGCAGGACGCCGTCGCCCAGGCAGCCGGGCAATATCTTGCCTCGCTCAGCCCCCGGCCCGGCCTGATCGGCGTATCCTGGGGCCGGACCATGGCGGCCGTCGCGCATTGGCTGCCGCCGGGCTGGAACGACGGCGTGCGGATCGTCCTGATGAATGGCGCGACCAATTCACGATCGGCTCGGCTTGCCACCAACACCGTGGCCGAGCGCTTCGCCGAGAGCGGCAACGGCACGGCGACGCTCTTGCCGGTGCCGGCGATCGTCGGCCGCGCCGAGACGCGCAGCGTGCTCGAGGCCGACCCGGTCATCGCCGATGTGCTGGCGCTGGCCGAGGAAGCGCCCGTCGCCTGCTTCGGCCTCGGCGGCATGGCCGGCTCCGTCCATATCGAATCCGGCTATCTGACTGACCGCGACGTCGACGGCCTCGCGGAAAAGCACGCGGTCGGCGACCTGCTCGGCCGCTTCATCGACGCCGACGGAGCCATCGCCGATCCGGCGCTCGACGCCCGCACCATCGGCCTCGCGCCGGAAAAGCTGCGCGACAAGACGCACGCGATCGGCGTCGCCGCCGGCAAGTCCAAGCACGCCGTCGTCCTCGCGGCGCTCCGCGCCCGCTACGTCAATGTCCTCGTCACCGACGAGGCGACCGCCCTTCATGCCCTAACCGAAATCGCCCATTCCGAAGCCCGGGAGAAAACCCATGCCGGCTGA
- a CDS encoding nucleoside hydrolase, translated as MPSPASPSAPTKVIYDTDPGIDDAMALLFLEYAPSIDLIGITTVLGNASIDTTTRNALFLKQYFDIQAPVARGADRPLVIEAADEPHHIHGVNGLGDVPIPETLSVAEHELPAHRFIIETVRKYPGEVTIVAVGRMTNLALALREDPGIAELVKEVVIMGGAFGYSGHSGNVTPVAEANIIGDPHAADEMFAAKWPIVVVGLDVTQECVMTTAYMQELREKAGKAGEFCWQISRVYEDFYRAATGIDGIFVHDSSAVAYLLDPSLFKTRTGPIKVVTEGIAIGQTIQKPSTRSFPPTPWDGLPDHTICTAVDGKRFLDLYFQTIVAGAAARA; from the coding sequence ATGCCCAGCCCCGCCTCCCCCTCCGCGCCCACGAAGGTCATCTACGACACCGACCCCGGCATCGACGACGCCATGGCGCTGCTGTTCCTCGAATATGCGCCGTCGATCGACCTGATCGGCATCACCACCGTGCTCGGCAACGCCTCGATCGACACGACGACGCGCAACGCGCTGTTCCTGAAGCAGTATTTCGACATCCAGGCGCCGGTCGCGCGCGGCGCCGATCGCCCGCTGGTGATCGAGGCGGCCGACGAGCCGCATCACATCCACGGCGTCAATGGCCTCGGCGACGTGCCGATCCCGGAGACGCTCTCGGTCGCAGAACACGAACTTCCGGCGCATCGCTTCATCATCGAGACGGTGCGGAAATATCCGGGCGAGGTCACCATCGTCGCCGTCGGCCGTATGACCAATCTGGCGCTGGCGCTGCGCGAGGACCCCGGCATCGCCGAGCTGGTCAAGGAAGTCGTCATCATGGGCGGCGCCTTCGGCTATTCCGGCCATTCCGGCAATGTCACGCCGGTCGCCGAAGCCAACATCATCGGCGACCCGCACGCCGCCGACGAGATGTTCGCGGCCAAGTGGCCGATCGTCGTCGTCGGCCTCGACGTCACGCAGGAATGCGTGATGACCACCGCCTACATGCAGGAGCTGCGCGAGAAGGCCGGCAAGGCGGGCGAGTTCTGCTGGCAGATCTCGCGCGTCTACGAGGATTTCTACCGCGCCGCGACCGGCATCGACGGCATCTTCGTGCATGATTCCTCCGCCGTCGCCTATCTGCTCGATCCGAGCCTGTTCAAGACGCGCACGGGCCCGATCAAGGTGGTGACCGAGGGCATCGCCATCGGCCAGACGATCCAGAAGCCGTCGACCCGCTCCTTCCCGCCGACGCCCTGGGACGGCCTGCCGGACCACACGATCTGCACCGCGGTCGACGGCAAGCGCTTCCTCGACCTCTACTTCCAGACAATCGTCGCCGGCGCCGCCGCGCGGGCGTGA
- a CDS encoding carbohydrate ABC transporter permease, whose translation MKRYVLLVIALGFLAIYLFPLYWMYLTAFKPSSETFTFPPRFWPTDPQFNFAKVFVEKKMDVYLWNSLVVAVGTTVIAALIGTGAAYALARVRSVWMDVALFLILMMQVLPPSLMATPIFVLFNQIGLIETPRFAVILAQTAKVLPLYIVLCRTSFMQIPKELEEAARVDGASRLSAFLRIIVPLARNGILVTSVLIFLQSFGEYVYSRTMISQENLQTATVGLMNFMGPNTTDWNGIMTYAVIYVTPIVIVFMLLQRKIVSGLTAGALK comes from the coding sequence ATGAAACGCTACGTACTCCTCGTCATCGCGCTCGGTTTCCTCGCGATCTACCTGTTCCCGCTCTACTGGATGTATCTGACCGCCTTCAAGCCGTCGTCGGAGACCTTCACCTTTCCGCCGCGCTTCTGGCCGACCGATCCGCAGTTCAACTTCGCGAAAGTCTTCGTCGAGAAGAAGATGGACGTCTATCTGTGGAACTCGCTGGTCGTCGCGGTCGGCACCACGGTCATCGCCGCCCTGATCGGCACCGGCGCCGCCTATGCGCTCGCCCGCGTCCGCAGCGTCTGGATGGATGTCGCCCTGTTCCTGATCCTGATGATGCAGGTGCTGCCGCCCTCGCTGATGGCGACGCCGATCTTCGTGCTGTTCAACCAGATCGGCCTGATCGAGACGCCGCGCTTCGCCGTCATCCTGGCGCAGACGGCCAAGGTGCTGCCGCTCTACATCGTGCTCTGCCGCACCTCGTTCATGCAGATCCCGAAGGAGCTCGAGGAGGCGGCCCGCGTCGACGGCGCCTCGCGGCTCAGCGCGTTCCTGCGCATCATCGTGCCGCTGGCGAGAAACGGCATCCTCGTCACCTCGGTGCTGATCTTCCTGCAGTCCTTCGGCGAATACGTCTATTCGCGCACGATGATCTCGCAGGAGAATCTGCAGACGGCGACCGTCGGCCTGATGAACTTCATGGGCCCGAACACCACCGACTGGAACGGCATCATGACCTACGCCGTGATCTATGTGACGCCGATCGTCATCGTGTTCATGCTGCTCCAGCGCAAGATCGTCAGCGGCCTCACCGCCGGCGCGCTGAAATAG
- a CDS encoding carbohydrate ABC transporter permease produces MSALLRSLRDGRGFDAALACLALAYLFAFSAFPLIYNIAMSFQEVDMFSLGDLIRPFVGLANYKTLFAAPEFWPIMANTVIFVVLCIVFQLGIGFGLALFFQQDFIGASYLRGLFLAAWIIPALVAGAIWKWIFAGDFGVLNYLLLSSGLINEKIFWLSTPAISLYSVIIANVWLGIPFNMILLSVGLAGIPKDMYEAASLDGAGPWKRFWHMTLPMMRSTLGAVVCLGIIFTLQQFDLFASLTQGGPANASNVAQYWSWQLSFQNYDIATGSAVSVLMLGLVIVVAFLYVRSTRQEHRA; encoded by the coding sequence ATGTCGGCGCTTTTGCGCAGCCTTCGCGACGGACGCGGCTTCGACGCCGCGCTGGCCTGTCTTGCGCTCGCCTATCTCTTCGCCTTCTCGGCGTTTCCGCTGATCTACAACATCGCCATGTCCTTCCAGGAAGTGGACATGTTCTCGCTCGGCGACCTGATCCGGCCGTTCGTCGGGCTGGCGAACTACAAGACCCTGTTCGCGGCGCCCGAGTTCTGGCCGATCATGGCCAACACGGTGATCTTCGTCGTGCTGTGCATCGTGTTCCAGCTCGGCATCGGCTTCGGCCTGGCGCTGTTCTTCCAGCAGGATTTCATCGGCGCCAGCTATCTGCGCGGCCTGTTCCTGGCCGCCTGGATCATCCCGGCGCTGGTCGCCGGCGCGATCTGGAAATGGATCTTTGCCGGCGATTTCGGCGTGTTGAACTACCTGCTGCTCTCGTCCGGCCTGATCAATGAGAAGATCTTCTGGCTGTCGACGCCGGCGATCTCGCTCTATTCCGTCATCATCGCCAATGTCTGGCTCGGCATCCCGTTCAACATGATCCTGCTCTCGGTCGGCCTCGCCGGCATCCCGAAGGACATGTACGAGGCGGCCTCGCTCGATGGCGCCGGCCCGTGGAAGCGCTTCTGGCACATGACGCTGCCGATGATGCGCTCGACCCTCGGCGCCGTCGTCTGCCTCGGCATTATCTTCACGCTGCAGCAGTTCGACCTGTTCGCCTCGCTGACCCAGGGCGGCCCGGCCAACGCGTCCAACGTCGCGCAATACTGGTCCTGGCAGCTGTCGTTCCAGAACTACGACATCGCCACCGGCAGCGCCGTGTCGGTGCTGATGCTGGGCTTGGTCATCGTCGTCGCCTTCCTCTATGTGCGCTCGACGCGCCAGGAACATCGGGCCTGA
- a CDS encoding sugar ABC transporter substrate-binding protein: protein MANFAKYWLGAAGVLALTAAASAEPVELNVWTIDRQADPGYNYVMADEFMKLHPDIKINIKRVEFADWANDVMRAVATGTTPDVSYVDNPNTPFLSAKGALLDLSPFIAESEIVDTSKIFPGPLSTVTRDGKIYGLPRGSNTLALFYNADMFKAAGLDPDKPPQTWEELYETAKKLTDPAKNVYGLAFSANANEEGTFQFLPWAQQTGADFDHIAEDGSVRALEVWKKILDEKLASPDTLIRGQYDSTATFNAQNAAMAISGPWELPRMAKDAKFDYRVALLPVEKVGDPRASALGEGNNVIFAKTQHPKEAFLYLEYMYSQMPRVWNEFGFLPSYPVEAKDPRWPAQYEVFAESMKYARARGPSPEWAKISKAISDAIQQTLTHQTDAKTALAAAQTKIDGIVKK, encoded by the coding sequence ATGGCGAATTTTGCGAAATACTGGCTGGGCGCCGCCGGCGTCCTGGCGCTGACCGCCGCCGCGTCGGCGGAGCCGGTCGAACTCAATGTCTGGACGATCGATCGCCAGGCGGACCCCGGCTACAATTACGTGATGGCGGACGAGTTCATGAAGCTTCACCCCGACATCAAGATCAACATCAAGCGCGTCGAGTTCGCCGACTGGGCGAATGACGTGATGCGCGCCGTCGCCACCGGCACGACGCCCGACGTCTCCTATGTCGACAATCCCAACACGCCGTTCCTGTCGGCCAAGGGCGCGCTGCTCGACCTCTCGCCCTTCATCGCCGAATCCGAGATCGTCGACACCTCGAAGATTTTCCCCGGCCCGCTCTCGACCGTCACCCGCGACGGCAAGATCTACGGCCTGCCGCGCGGTTCCAACACGCTCGCGCTCTTCTACAATGCCGACATGTTCAAGGCCGCCGGCCTCGATCCGGACAAGCCGCCGCAGACCTGGGAAGAGCTCTACGAGACGGCCAAGAAGCTGACCGACCCGGCGAAGAACGTCTATGGCCTCGCCTTCTCGGCCAATGCGAACGAGGAAGGCACCTTCCAGTTCCTGCCCTGGGCGCAGCAGACCGGCGCCGATTTCGACCACATCGCCGAGGACGGCTCGGTGCGCGCGCTCGAAGTCTGGAAGAAGATCCTCGACGAGAAGCTCGCCTCGCCCGACACGCTGATCCGCGGCCAGTATGACTCGACCGCCACCTTCAACGCGCAGAACGCCGCCATGGCCATTTCCGGCCCGTGGGAGCTGCCGCGCATGGCGAAGGACGCCAAGTTCGACTATCGCGTCGCGCTGCTGCCGGTCGAAAAGGTCGGCGACCCCCGCGCCTCGGCGCTCGGCGAGGGCAACAACGTGATCTTCGCCAAGACGCAGCATCCGAAGGAAGCCTTCCTCTATCTCGAATACATGTATTCGCAGATGCCGCGCGTCTGGAACGAGTTCGGCTTCCTGCCGTCCTATCCGGTCGAGGCCAAGGACCCGCGCTGGCCGGCGCAGTATGAGGTCTTCGCGGAATCGATGAAGTATGCCCGCGCCCGCGGCCCGTCGCCGGAATGGGCGAAGATCTCGAAGGCGATCTCGGACGCGATCCAGCAGACGCTGACGCACCAGACCGACGCCAAGACGGCGCTGGCCGCCGCGCAGACGAAGATCGACGGCATCGTCAAGAAATAG
- a CDS encoding sugar phosphate isomerase/epimerase: MIRANLPDPAAYVREILPLGFESIEPFFWQTLGGKDIPKLAAELKEAIGDAAVVIDTLGMFGNPLETTEIDQQTLEGWKTLIDNAHLFGAKTIAGFTGRIRGKSIEESLPRYKEIWSDLAKRAADKGVRLAFENCAMDGNWATGDWNIAHNPDAWELIFNETPDDNIGLEWEPCHQMVYLIDPIPQIRKWAPKIFHVHGKDATIRWDVIRESGVFGKYPFVQMRSPGFGDSDWTRIISELRLAGYTGTIDIEGWHDPVYRNALEITGQVKSLNHLKEARGGLTFVPNPA; the protein is encoded by the coding sequence ATGATCCGGGCGAACCTGCCCGACCCGGCCGCCTATGTTCGCGAGATCCTGCCGCTCGGCTTCGAATCGATCGAGCCGTTCTTCTGGCAGACGCTGGGCGGCAAGGACATTCCGAAGCTCGCCGCCGAGCTCAAGGAAGCGATCGGCGACGCCGCCGTCGTGATCGACACGCTCGGCATGTTCGGCAATCCGCTCGAGACGACCGAGATCGACCAGCAGACGCTCGAGGGCTGGAAGACGCTGATCGACAACGCGCATCTGTTTGGCGCGAAGACGATCGCCGGCTTCACCGGCCGCATCCGCGGCAAGTCGATCGAGGAGAGCCTGCCGCGCTACAAGGAAATCTGGAGCGATCTCGCCAAGCGCGCCGCCGACAAGGGTGTGCGCCTCGCCTTCGAGAACTGCGCCATGGACGGCAACTGGGCGACCGGCGACTGGAACATCGCCCACAATCCCGACGCCTGGGAGCTGATCTTCAACGAGACGCCGGACGACAATATCGGTCTCGAATGGGAGCCGTGCCATCAGATGGTCTATCTGATCGACCCGATCCCGCAGATCCGCAAATGGGCGCCGAAGATCTTCCACGTGCACGGCAAGGACGCGACCATCCGCTGGGACGTCATCCGCGAGAGCGGCGTGTTCGGCAAATATCCCTTCGTGCAGATGCGCTCGCCCGGCTTCGGCGACAGCGACTGGACCCGCATCATCAGCGAGCTTCGCCTCGCCGGCTACACCGGCACGATCGACATCGAGGGCTGGCACGACCCGGTCTACCGCAACGCGCTGGAGATCACCGGCCAGGTCAAGTCGCTCAACCATCTGAAGGAGGCCCGCGGCGGCCTGACCTTCGTTCCCAACCCGGCCTGA
- a CDS encoding Gfo/Idh/MocA family protein codes for MQRAVLIGCGAMSRAWLAAAKTIDDLTIVGLADINPDAARARAAEFELGDIVIATTVEELIEKARPDILFDVVVPSARHHIVSTALAAGCHVLSEKPMAETLDQARDLIARAKTAGKLHVVVQNRRYLEGVRRIRRAIDEGAIGDVTSIHCDFFLAPHFGGFREEMDHVLLLDMAIHTFDAARFMSGTAPEAVYCREWNPKNSWYKQGSSAAAIFELGDGVIFNYRGSWCADGLMTSWESSWRIVGTQGTLVWDGHQDLRAEIAGQAISGLFSEVAATGIPPLGTSDRTGGHLGVVQDFIAATRGGPEPETVGHQNIKSLAMVFGAIESAETGRRVEITI; via the coding sequence ATGCAGCGCGCCGTTCTGATCGGTTGCGGAGCGATGAGCCGTGCCTGGCTCGCCGCCGCCAAGACCATCGATGACCTGACGATCGTCGGCCTCGCCGACATCAATCCCGACGCGGCCCGGGCCCGCGCCGCCGAATTCGAGCTTGGCGACATCGTCATCGCGACGACCGTCGAGGAGCTGATCGAGAAGGCCCGGCCCGACATCCTGTTCGACGTCGTCGTGCCCTCGGCCCGCCACCACATCGTCTCGACCGCGCTCGCCGCCGGCTGCCACGTCCTCTCCGAGAAGCCGATGGCCGAGACGCTCGACCAGGCGCGCGACCTGATCGCCCGCGCCAAAACGGCCGGCAAGCTGCATGTCGTCGTGCAGAACCGCCGCTACCTCGAAGGCGTGCGCCGCATCCGCCGCGCCATCGACGAGGGCGCGATCGGCGACGTCACCTCGATCCATTGCGATTTCTTCCTCGCCCCGCATTTCGGCGGCTTTCGCGAAGAAATGGACCATGTGCTGCTGCTCGACATGGCGATCCACACCTTTGACGCCGCCCGCTTCATGTCGGGCACGGCGCCGGAAGCCGTCTATTGCCGCGAATGGAACCCGAAGAACTCCTGGTACAAACAGGGCTCCTCGGCCGCCGCGATCTTCGAGCTCGGCGACGGCGTCATCTTCAACTATCGCGGCAGCTGGTGCGCCGACGGGCTGATGACGAGCTGGGAATCTTCATGGCGTATCGTCGGCACCCAGGGAACGCTCGTCTGGGACGGGCATCAGGACCTTCGCGCCGAGATCGCGGGACAAGCGATCTCCGGCCTCTTCTCCGAGGTGGCCGCCACCGGGATTCCTCCCCTCGGAACGTCCGACCGGACGGGCGGCCACCTCGGTGTCGTGCAGGATTTCATCGCCGCGACGCGCGGCGGGCCCGAGCCGGAGACGGTCGGCCACCAGAACATCAAGAGTCTCGCCATGGTCTTCGGTGCGATCGAGAGCGCCGAGACCGGGCGTCGCGTCGAGATCACGATCTGA